One genomic window of Hyperolius riggenbachi isolate aHypRig1 chromosome 7, aHypRig1.pri, whole genome shotgun sequence includes the following:
- the NR4A2 gene encoding nuclear receptor subfamily 4 group A member 2 isoform X1, whose translation MPCVQAQYGSSPQGASPASQSYSYHSSGEYSSDFLTPEFVKFSMDLTNTEITATTSLPSFSTFMDNYNTSYDVKPPCLYQMPVPGQQSSIKVEDIPMHGYQQHSHLGHQSEEMMAHPAYYKPSSSPTSNPPGFPVQHSAMWDDPGSLHTFHQNYVATSHMIDQRKGPVSRLSLFSFKQSPPGTPVSSCQMRFDGHHHVSMNPDTPGAHHVVDGQTFAVPNPIRKQAHMGFPGLQLGPASQLLDSQVPSPPSRGSPSNEGLCAVCGDNAACQHYGVRTCEGCKGFFKRTVQKNAKYVCLANKNCPVDKRRRNRCQYCRFQKCLVVGMVKEVVRTDSLKGRRGRLPSKPKSPQEPSPPSPPVSLISALVRAHVDSNPAVSSLDYSRFQANPEFQMNGDDTQHIQQFYDLLTGSMEIIRGWAEKIPGFSELHKQDQDLLFESAFLELFVLRLAYRSNPAEGKLIFCNGAVLHRLQCVRGFGEWIDAIVEFSSNLQSMNIDISAFSCIAALAMVTERHGLKEPKRVEDLQNKIINCLKDHVTFNNGGLNRPNYLSKLLGKLPELRTLCTQGLQRIFYLKLEDLVPPPAIIDKLFLDTLPF comes from the exons atgcccTGTGTTCAGGCTCAGTATGGGTCGTCGCCACAAGGAGCCAGCCCAGcttcccagagctacagttaccaCTCTTCAGGAGAATACAGCTCCGATTTCTTAACGCCAGAGTTTGTCAAGTTTAGCATGGACCTGACGAACACTGAAATCACTGCCACCACTTCTCTCCCCAGCTTCAGTACCTTTATGGATAACTACAACACCAGCTACGACGTCAAGCCACCTTGCTTGTACCAAATGCCCGTGCCTGGCCAGCAGTCCTCCATAAAAGTGGAAGATATTCCGATGCACGGCTACCAACAGCACAGCCACCTGGGACACCAGTCCGAGGAGATGATGGCCCACCCTGCCTACTACAAGCCTTCTTCATCCCCAACCTCCAACCCTCCAGGCTTCCCCGTCCAGCACAGTGCAATGTGGGATGACCCTGGTAGCCTCCATACTTTCCACCAGAACTACGTGGCCACCAGCCACATGATTGACCAACGGAAAGGTCCCGTCTCCAGACTGTCCCTGTTCTCTTTCAAGCAGTCCCCGCCCGGGACCCCGGTGTCTAGCTGTCAAATGAGGTTCGACGGCCACCACCACGTCTCCATGAACCCCGATACCCCTGGTGCCCACCATGTGGTGGATGGACAGACTTTTGCCGTCCCCAACCCTATCAGGAAACAGGCACACATGGgctttcctggacttcagcttgGCCCCGCTTCCCAACTCTTAGACAGCCAGGTCCCCTCACCCCCTTCCAGAGGGTCCCCGTCCAACGAGGGGCTCTGTGCTGTCTGTGGAGACAATGCTGCTTGCCAACACTATGGAGTTCGGACTTGTGAAGGATGTAAAGGGTTTTTCAAG cGCACGGTCCAGAAAAATGCCAAATATGTTTGTTTAGCCAATAAAAACTGCCCGGTTGACAAACGGCGGAGGAATAGGTGTCAGTACTGCCGCTTTCAGAAGTGCCTGGTGGTCGGGATGGTCAAAGAAG TGGTGCGCACAGACAGCTTGAAAGGTCGGAGGGGTCGCTTGCCGTCCAAGCCCAAGAGCCCTCAGGAGCCGTCGCCCCCCAGCCCCCCGGTGAGTCTGATCAGTGCCCTAGTGAGAGCCCACGTCGATTCCAATCCGGCAGTCAGCAGCCTGGACTATTCCAGG tTCCAAGCTAACCCGGAGTTCCAGATGAATGGAGATGACACTCAACACATACAGCAGTTTTACGACCTGCTGACGGGGTCCATGGAGATCATCAGAGGCTGGGCCGAGAAGATCCCGGGCTTCTCGGAGCTCCACAAGCAGGACCAGGACCTCCTCTTCGAGTCGGCCTTCCTGGAACTCTTCGTGCTGCGGTTAGCTTACAG GTCTAACCCAGCTGAGGGCAAACTCATCTTCTGTAATGGCGCGGTGCTGCACAGGTTACAGTGCGTCAGGGGCTTTGGAGAATGGATTGACGCTATTGTTGAGTTCTCCTCCAACCTACAGAGCATGAACATTGACATTTCAGCCTTCTCCTGCATTGCTGCTTTGGCCATGGTCACAG AAAGGCACGGACTCAAGGAACCCAAGCGAGTGGAGGACCTTCAGAACAAAATCATAAATTGCCTCAAGGACCATGTGACTTTTAACAATGGCGGCCTGAATCGGCCAAACTACCTTTCCAAACTTTTAGGCAAGTTGCCTGAGCTACGCACGCTTTGCACGCAGGGCCTCCAACGCATCTTCTACCTAAAACTAGAGGACTTGGTACCACCCCCAGCCATCATCGACAAACTCTTTCTGGATACGCTACCTTTTTGA
- the NR4A2 gene encoding nuclear receptor subfamily 4 group A member 2 isoform X2 has translation MPCVQAQYGSSPQGASPASQSYSYHSSGEYSSDFLTPEFVKFSMDLTNTEITATTSLPSFSTFMDNYNTSYDVKPPCLYQMPVPGQQSSIKVEDIPMHGYQQHSHLGHQSEEMMAHPAYYKPSSSPTSNPPGFPVQHSAMWDDPGSLHTFHQNYVATSHMIDQRKGPVSRLSLFSFKQSPPGTPVSSCQMRFDGHHHVSMNPDTPGAHHVVDGQTFAVPNPIRKQAHMGFPGLQLGPASQLLDSQVPSPPSRGSPSNEGLCAVCGDNAACQHYGVRTCEGCKGFFKRTVQKNAKYVCLANKNCPVDKRRRNRCQYCRFQKCLVVGMVKEVVRTDSLKGRRGRLPSKPKSPQEPSPPSPPFQANPEFQMNGDDTQHIQQFYDLLTGSMEIIRGWAEKIPGFSELHKQDQDLLFESAFLELFVLRLAYRSNPAEGKLIFCNGAVLHRLQCVRGFGEWIDAIVEFSSNLQSMNIDISAFSCIAALAMVTERHGLKEPKRVEDLQNKIINCLKDHVTFNNGGLNRPNYLSKLLGKLPELRTLCTQGLQRIFYLKLEDLVPPPAIIDKLFLDTLPF, from the exons atgcccTGTGTTCAGGCTCAGTATGGGTCGTCGCCACAAGGAGCCAGCCCAGcttcccagagctacagttaccaCTCTTCAGGAGAATACAGCTCCGATTTCTTAACGCCAGAGTTTGTCAAGTTTAGCATGGACCTGACGAACACTGAAATCACTGCCACCACTTCTCTCCCCAGCTTCAGTACCTTTATGGATAACTACAACACCAGCTACGACGTCAAGCCACCTTGCTTGTACCAAATGCCCGTGCCTGGCCAGCAGTCCTCCATAAAAGTGGAAGATATTCCGATGCACGGCTACCAACAGCACAGCCACCTGGGACACCAGTCCGAGGAGATGATGGCCCACCCTGCCTACTACAAGCCTTCTTCATCCCCAACCTCCAACCCTCCAGGCTTCCCCGTCCAGCACAGTGCAATGTGGGATGACCCTGGTAGCCTCCATACTTTCCACCAGAACTACGTGGCCACCAGCCACATGATTGACCAACGGAAAGGTCCCGTCTCCAGACTGTCCCTGTTCTCTTTCAAGCAGTCCCCGCCCGGGACCCCGGTGTCTAGCTGTCAAATGAGGTTCGACGGCCACCACCACGTCTCCATGAACCCCGATACCCCTGGTGCCCACCATGTGGTGGATGGACAGACTTTTGCCGTCCCCAACCCTATCAGGAAACAGGCACACATGGgctttcctggacttcagcttgGCCCCGCTTCCCAACTCTTAGACAGCCAGGTCCCCTCACCCCCTTCCAGAGGGTCCCCGTCCAACGAGGGGCTCTGTGCTGTCTGTGGAGACAATGCTGCTTGCCAACACTATGGAGTTCGGACTTGTGAAGGATGTAAAGGGTTTTTCAAG cGCACGGTCCAGAAAAATGCCAAATATGTTTGTTTAGCCAATAAAAACTGCCCGGTTGACAAACGGCGGAGGAATAGGTGTCAGTACTGCCGCTTTCAGAAGTGCCTGGTGGTCGGGATGGTCAAAGAAG TGGTGCGCACAGACAGCTTGAAAGGTCGGAGGGGTCGCTTGCCGTCCAAGCCCAAGAGCCCTCAGGAGCCGTCGCCCCCCAGCCCCCCG tTCCAAGCTAACCCGGAGTTCCAGATGAATGGAGATGACACTCAACACATACAGCAGTTTTACGACCTGCTGACGGGGTCCATGGAGATCATCAGAGGCTGGGCCGAGAAGATCCCGGGCTTCTCGGAGCTCCACAAGCAGGACCAGGACCTCCTCTTCGAGTCGGCCTTCCTGGAACTCTTCGTGCTGCGGTTAGCTTACAG GTCTAACCCAGCTGAGGGCAAACTCATCTTCTGTAATGGCGCGGTGCTGCACAGGTTACAGTGCGTCAGGGGCTTTGGAGAATGGATTGACGCTATTGTTGAGTTCTCCTCCAACCTACAGAGCATGAACATTGACATTTCAGCCTTCTCCTGCATTGCTGCTTTGGCCATGGTCACAG AAAGGCACGGACTCAAGGAACCCAAGCGAGTGGAGGACCTTCAGAACAAAATCATAAATTGCCTCAAGGACCATGTGACTTTTAACAATGGCGGCCTGAATCGGCCAAACTACCTTTCCAAACTTTTAGGCAAGTTGCCTGAGCTACGCACGCTTTGCACGCAGGGCCTCCAACGCATCTTCTACCTAAAACTAGAGGACTTGGTACCACCCCCAGCCATCATCGACAAACTCTTTCTGGATACGCTACCTTTTTGA
- the NR4A2 gene encoding nuclear receptor subfamily 4 group A member 2 isoform X3, protein MDNYNTSYDVKPPCLYQMPVPGQQSSIKVEDIPMHGYQQHSHLGHQSEEMMAHPAYYKPSSSPTSNPPGFPVQHSAMWDDPGSLHTFHQNYVATSHMIDQRKGPVSRLSLFSFKQSPPGTPVSSCQMRFDGHHHVSMNPDTPGAHHVVDGQTFAVPNPIRKQAHMGFPGLQLGPASQLLDSQVPSPPSRGSPSNEGLCAVCGDNAACQHYGVRTCEGCKGFFKRTVQKNAKYVCLANKNCPVDKRRRNRCQYCRFQKCLVVGMVKEVVRTDSLKGRRGRLPSKPKSPQEPSPPSPPVSLISALVRAHVDSNPAVSSLDYSRFQANPEFQMNGDDTQHIQQFYDLLTGSMEIIRGWAEKIPGFSELHKQDQDLLFESAFLELFVLRLAYRSNPAEGKLIFCNGAVLHRLQCVRGFGEWIDAIVEFSSNLQSMNIDISAFSCIAALAMVTERHGLKEPKRVEDLQNKIINCLKDHVTFNNGGLNRPNYLSKLLGKLPELRTLCTQGLQRIFYLKLEDLVPPPAIIDKLFLDTLPF, encoded by the exons ATGGATAACTACAACACCAGCTACGACGTCAAGCCACCTTGCTTGTACCAAATGCCCGTGCCTGGCCAGCAGTCCTCCATAAAAGTGGAAGATATTCCGATGCACGGCTACCAACAGCACAGCCACCTGGGACACCAGTCCGAGGAGATGATGGCCCACCCTGCCTACTACAAGCCTTCTTCATCCCCAACCTCCAACCCTCCAGGCTTCCCCGTCCAGCACAGTGCAATGTGGGATGACCCTGGTAGCCTCCATACTTTCCACCAGAACTACGTGGCCACCAGCCACATGATTGACCAACGGAAAGGTCCCGTCTCCAGACTGTCCCTGTTCTCTTTCAAGCAGTCCCCGCCCGGGACCCCGGTGTCTAGCTGTCAAATGAGGTTCGACGGCCACCACCACGTCTCCATGAACCCCGATACCCCTGGTGCCCACCATGTGGTGGATGGACAGACTTTTGCCGTCCCCAACCCTATCAGGAAACAGGCACACATGGgctttcctggacttcagcttgGCCCCGCTTCCCAACTCTTAGACAGCCAGGTCCCCTCACCCCCTTCCAGAGGGTCCCCGTCCAACGAGGGGCTCTGTGCTGTCTGTGGAGACAATGCTGCTTGCCAACACTATGGAGTTCGGACTTGTGAAGGATGTAAAGGGTTTTTCAAG cGCACGGTCCAGAAAAATGCCAAATATGTTTGTTTAGCCAATAAAAACTGCCCGGTTGACAAACGGCGGAGGAATAGGTGTCAGTACTGCCGCTTTCAGAAGTGCCTGGTGGTCGGGATGGTCAAAGAAG TGGTGCGCACAGACAGCTTGAAAGGTCGGAGGGGTCGCTTGCCGTCCAAGCCCAAGAGCCCTCAGGAGCCGTCGCCCCCCAGCCCCCCGGTGAGTCTGATCAGTGCCCTAGTGAGAGCCCACGTCGATTCCAATCCGGCAGTCAGCAGCCTGGACTATTCCAGG tTCCAAGCTAACCCGGAGTTCCAGATGAATGGAGATGACACTCAACACATACAGCAGTTTTACGACCTGCTGACGGGGTCCATGGAGATCATCAGAGGCTGGGCCGAGAAGATCCCGGGCTTCTCGGAGCTCCACAAGCAGGACCAGGACCTCCTCTTCGAGTCGGCCTTCCTGGAACTCTTCGTGCTGCGGTTAGCTTACAG GTCTAACCCAGCTGAGGGCAAACTCATCTTCTGTAATGGCGCGGTGCTGCACAGGTTACAGTGCGTCAGGGGCTTTGGAGAATGGATTGACGCTATTGTTGAGTTCTCCTCCAACCTACAGAGCATGAACATTGACATTTCAGCCTTCTCCTGCATTGCTGCTTTGGCCATGGTCACAG AAAGGCACGGACTCAAGGAACCCAAGCGAGTGGAGGACCTTCAGAACAAAATCATAAATTGCCTCAAGGACCATGTGACTTTTAACAATGGCGGCCTGAATCGGCCAAACTACCTTTCCAAACTTTTAGGCAAGTTGCCTGAGCTACGCACGCTTTGCACGCAGGGCCTCCAACGCATCTTCTACCTAAAACTAGAGGACTTGGTACCACCCCCAGCCATCATCGACAAACTCTTTCTGGATACGCTACCTTTTTGA